The Anaerotignum propionicum DSM 1682 sequence GATAACCTCACGTTCCTCTGTGATTGCCGTTAAATTCATTTTTTCGTTCCACTCTAAAAGCAGAGACATATAAGTCATAAACTGTTCCGCCATCTGTTCAGAGAGCTGAACATGCATCTGCTCACAGCAGGATTGTAACAGCATTTTATTTTCCATGCACTACTCCTTCTCTATATAATTTATCTTCCATTTACCAAAGTGATTAGGCTCCGCCACCATTTGCACAGAAATCACCTCGGTAATTCCCTCATCATTTTTACAGGTGAGGGCTACAGTTCTAATTTCGTTCCAAATATCATCGGAGAAAAAATGCAGGTTTTTACGTTCCTCGAAAAACTTTTTGATACCATCAAAATCCGCAATGGCAGCCGCTGATGCTGAAAGATAGCCCAATGCCTCATCCTGACTATCTTTTTCCAAAGCCAGCAAGAAGGAACGCAAGGTTCCACTGGGGTTTGGCAACGAGAAAAACGGTCCACTCACTGTATTAAAACATAAGTCCTCCAAGGGGAATTTTCTTTTGGGTAAAAACAACCTTCTATCTTTTTGGGGACTTTCCTTTTGTGTCCCTTCCCAAGGCAAAAATACCTTCATTCAACCCCCTCCTTTCTAAATATATAAAGCACAAGCAAGATTCGGTAAAGACCTTGGGCTTTGTTCTCACACTGCCTAAGGTGGGGCAGACAATGAAGTTGGCTTTGCAATAGAAAAGTTATGAAAACCAACTTAAAAAACCAAACTCTTTTATTGCAATCCCATTTTGTGGGGTTGTAGGGTTGAGAACAACAACCTGAAATCTTTGTTTCTCGTCCTTAATCTCTGGAACTTCTCTTTTGCTGTTCCAAATAAATCAATAATACGGAAATGTCCGCAGGCGATACTCCGGTAATTCGTGATGCATGTCCTAAAGAAGTAGGTCGAATTGCATCCAACTTTTGCTTTGCTTCAATGCGTAACCCTTGAATATTCTGATAATTCATATTTTCCGGAAGCTTACGGTTTTCCAGCTTCTTAAACTGCTCTACTTGCTTCAATTGCTGTCCAATATATCCCTCATACTTAATTTGTATATTTACTTGCTCCCGCACATCAGTGGGAAGCTCAGGTCTTGCTTCATCGATGGGCGCAAGCTTTTCATAATCCAGTTCGGGTCTTTTAATCAAATCCGATAATTTCACTCCTGATTTAATGGGTGTACTCTCATATTGATCCAATATTTCTAAGGTTTTAGCATGAGGAGCAATGGTGAGACCCTTTACCCTCTCTATTTCCAAAGCAACCAGACGCTCTTTTTCCTGTAATGCAAGGTAACGTTCCTGAGAAATCAAACCAATTTCGTGGCCAATGGGCATAAGCCTTTGATCCGCATTGTCCTGCCTCAGCAACAAACGGAACTCTGCACGGCTTGTCATCATGCGGTAGGGTTCTTTACTGCCCTTGCTGATTAAATCATCAATCAAAACACCAATATAGCCATCGGAGCGCTGTAAAATCACAGGCTCCTTTTCCTGAATATATCTAGCCGCATTGATGCCGCCGATTAACCCCTGTGCCGCCGCTTCCTCATAACCGGAACTTCCGTTAAACTGCCCTGCGCTAAACAACCCCTTATACTCCTTAAATTCCAGAGAAAGCTTTAACTGGGTTGCATCGATGCAATCATATTCAATGGCATAAGCAAAACGAGTAATCTCGCAACGCTCCAATCCAGGAATCGTACGATACATAGCAATTTGCACATCTTCAGGCAAAGAGGAAGACATTCCTTGAATATACATTTCCTCTGTGGTTTCCCCTTCAGGCTCAATAAAAATCTGATGGCGCTCTTTATCTGCGAATCGTACTACTTTATCTTCAATAGAGGGGCAATATCTGGGGCCTGTGCCCTCAATCACACCACCGAATAATGGAGAACGATGGAGATTGTCCCGAATAATCTGATGGGTATTCTCATTGGTGTAGGTCAACCAGCATAACGCTTGTTCTCTTTTGATATCTTCTGCGGTATTTTCAAAAGAAAAGGGTGTAATTTTTTCATCTCCATATTGAGGCTGCATCTTATCAAAATCCAAAGAACCTCTCAGCATTCTTGCAGGGGTTCCCGTTTTAAAGCGATATAAACGAATGCCCATATCTTTAAGATTTTGACTTAACTGGGTTGCGGGCATCAAATTATTGGGACCACTGGGAATAATCACATCTCCATGTAAACAACGCCCCTGCATATAAGTACCCATACATAAAACAACGGCTTTGCAACGGAAAATAGCCCCCGCCGCAGTGATAACACCAGAAACTTTATCGTCTTCCATTAAAATTTCTGCAATTTCCCCTTGATAAACCCGAAGATTCGGTGTTTTTTCCAAGGTATGCTTCATTTCGGCTTGATACTTTACCTTATCCGCCTGGGCACGCAGGGAATAAACCGCAGGCCCCTTTCCTGTATTCAGCATTTTTGTCTGAATATAGGTTTTATCAATTACTTTTCCCATTTCGCCGCCTAAAGCATCAATCTCTCTTACCAAATGCCCTTTAGAACTGCCCCCAATGGAGGGATTACAGGGCATCATGGCAATACTGTCTAAGCTGATGGCAAATAAAATGGTTTTCATGCCCATTCTTGCCGACGCCAACGCCGCCTCACACCCCGCATGACCACCACCAATTACAGCAATATCAATGGTTCCCGCTTCATATTTCATTTTATAACTCCTTCATATCCCAAAGGGAAATTTCCCTCGTTATCATTTATCACTCTTAACCTAATATTTTAGGGCAAGTTTGTTCAATAAGCAATGCTTTGGGCATAATCTATTGGGAAAATTTCTCCCACTTTCAACATAATTTGTAAAAAATAATTTTATTTCCCCAAACAGAATTTTGTAAATATGCGGTCAATGATCTCTTCATCTGCAACATCACCAGTGATTTCACCTAAAAAGCGGTTGGCATCCTGTAAATCCATAGAAATAAAATCCTCAGGCATACGGGTACGAATGGTTTCCAGACAACGCTCCATGGCCTCTTTTCCTTGGAATAGTGCATTTTTGTGACGAGTATTTCCCAATAGGGCATCCTCGGCTTTCACACTTTCTCCGCTGAAAAACAATTCCTTTAAGCCATGAATTAACTCATTAAAGCCTAGATTTTCTTTAATGGAAACAGAAATCAATTGTTCCTTAGGGATATATTGTTCCAGCTCGTCCATAGACAGCTTTCTTTCTAAATCCGTTTTGTTCAACAAAACAAGGGTCTTTTTTCCTTGTATAAAAGAAAGAATTTCTTTATCTTCCGTTTCTAAGTGTCTGGAGCTATCCAGCATCATCAATATTAAATCGGCTTTTTCCGCATAAGCTTTTGATTTTTCCACGCCCATTTTTTCTACCAAATCCCCTGTTTCACGGATACCTGCAGTATCTACAATCTTCATGGGAATACCATCAATATTGATATATTCTTCAACAGTATCTCTGGTGGTACCAGGAATATCCGTTACGATCGCCCGTTCTTCCTCCAAAAGCCAATTTAAAAGTGAGGATTTACCTACGTTTGGCTTACCTACAATTACTGTTTCCAAACCATCACGAATAATTTTTCCCCGATCGGCATTTTCCAATAGTTTTTCCATATGCTCTAATATTTTTAGGGTTCCCTGCTCCATATTCCCGTAGGTTTCCTCTTCCACATCATGCTCAGGATAGTCGATCACTGCCTCTATCTTGG is a genomic window containing:
- the mnmE gene encoding tRNA uridine-5-carboxymethylaminomethyl(34) synthesis GTPase MnmE, whose translation is MNRFNHLDDIIAAISTPLGMGGIGIVRISGRGCIELADRLFQGKKSLLEKKSHTLSYGKIISHGEIIDEALVSVMKAPQTYTKEDIVEINCHGGALVTRRILEAILNEGARLAEPGEFTKRAFLNGRMDLTQAEAVIDIIHSQTDLSRQAAVNQLEGRLKREVRSLRDEILNMIAKIEAVIDYPEHDVEEETYGNMEQGTLKILEHMEKLLENADRGKIIRDGLETVIVGKPNVGKSSLLNWLLEEERAIVTDIPGTTRDTVEEYINIDGIPMKIVDTAGIRETGDLVEKMGVEKSKAYAEKADLILMMLDSSRHLETEDKEILSFIQGKKTLVLLNKTDLERKLSMDELEQYIPKEQLISVSIKENLGFNELIHGLKELFFSGESVKAEDALLGNTRHKNALFQGKEAMERCLETIRTRMPEDFISMDLQDANRFLGEITGDVADEEIIDRIFTKFCLGK
- the mnmG gene encoding tRNA uridine-5-carboxymethylaminomethyl(34) synthesis enzyme MnmG — translated: MKYEAGTIDIAVIGGGHAGCEAALASARMGMKTILFAISLDSIAMMPCNPSIGGSSKGHLVREIDALGGEMGKVIDKTYIQTKMLNTGKGPAVYSLRAQADKVKYQAEMKHTLEKTPNLRVYQGEIAEILMEDDKVSGVITAAGAIFRCKAVVLCMGTYMQGRCLHGDVIIPSGPNNLMPATQLSQNLKDMGIRLYRFKTGTPARMLRGSLDFDKMQPQYGDEKITPFSFENTAEDIKREQALCWLTYTNENTHQIIRDNLHRSPLFGGVIEGTGPRYCPSIEDKVVRFADKERHQIFIEPEGETTEEMYIQGMSSSLPEDVQIAMYRTIPGLERCEITRFAYAIEYDCIDATQLKLSLEFKEYKGLFSAGQFNGSSGYEEAAAQGLIGGINAARYIQEKEPVILQRSDGYIGVLIDDLISKGSKEPYRMMTSRAEFRLLLRQDNADQRLMPIGHEIGLISQERYLALQEKERLVALEIERVKGLTIAPHAKTLEILDQYESTPIKSGVKLSDLIKRPELDYEKLAPIDEARPELPTDVREQVNIQIKYEGYIGQQLKQVEQFKKLENRKLPENMNYQNIQGLRIEAKQKLDAIRPTSLGHASRITGVSPADISVLLIYLEQQKRSSRD